The genomic window CCGGGCGCCGAGGACCCGGGCCTGGCCGGCCGCGATCGTCAGGCCCAGCCCGTGGCCCTGACCGGCGCGGTCGCTCGCGCCGGTGCGGAAGCGGCTCGGGCCCTCGCGCAGCAGCGCCTCGGGGAAGCCGGGGCCGTGGTCGCGCACCCGCACGACTCGGCCCTCGATGGTGACCTCGACCGGCGTCCTGCCGTGCTTGGCGGCGTTCGCCAGGAGATTGCCGAGGATCCGTTCGAGCCGGCGGGGATCGGTGTTGACCCAGGACTCGTGCACGACCCGCACGACCGCGTCCGGGTCCAGCACGGAGACGCGCCGGCCGACGAACTCGCCCAGCGCTATCTCCTGGAGCTCCGCCCGCTCCGAGGCGCTGTCGAGCCGTGCGACCTCCAGCACGTCCTCGACGAGGGTGCGCATGGCCTGGGCCCGGTCCCGTACGAGCTCGGTGGGTCGGCCCGGAGGCAGCAGCTCGGCCGCCGTGAGCAGGCCCGTCACCGGTGTGCGCAGCTCGTGGGCGATGTCGGCGGTGACGCGCCGCTCCGCCTCGATGCGCGCGTTGAGCGCGTCGGTCAGGTGGTCGACGGCGCGCGCCAGCTCGTCGGTCTCGTCGCGTACGACTCCGCCGACGGCCTTGCGGACCCGCACCTCCGTGTTGCCCTGCGCCACCTTGCCTGCGGCGGCCGCGGCCTTGCGCAGCCGGCGGGAGAGCTGGCCGCCGATCAGCACGCCGAGCGCGGAGCCGGCGAAGACCACCGACACCGAGCCGATGATCAGGGCACGGTCGAGGTCCTTCATGATCGCGGCGCTGCGGTCGGCGATCCGGTTGTGCAGGGACAGCACGTCCCCGTTGCCGAGCGGCACGGCCGCCCAGATGTCCGGGGCGCCGCTGTGGTGATCCTGCACATAGGTCGCCTGGCGGCCGTCCTCGAGCAGGTAGCGCAGCTCGCGCGGGAGCGCGGGGTCGTTGAGCTTGGTGCCGAACTTGGGCTCGGTCTTGGGCTTGGTGGTCTCGTAGATGCGCTGGGCGAAGAGCAGCCGGTTCATCTGGAGATCGCGCGCGCTGTCGAGCATCGAGACCCGCGCCGAGTTGTGCACGACCAGGCTCAGCGCGACCGCGATCAGCGCACCGACGCCGGCGATCGCGACACTGATCTTCCATCGGACGCCCGTGCGCAGGGCGAGGCGCTTCATGCCGGATCCTGTCCCGGTCCGGGGCGGGGGGCGAGGCGCCTCATGCCTTGAGCTTGTAGCCGAAGCCGCGGACCGTTTCGATCCGGTCCTGGCCGATCTTCGTACGCAGCCGCTGCACATGGACGTCGACGACGCGGGTGTCGCCGCCCCAGCCGTAGTCCCAGACCCGCTCCAGCAGCTTGTCCCGGGACAGCACCGTGCCCGGCGCGGACGAGAACTCCAGCAGCAGCCGCATCTCCGTCGGTGTCAGTCCGACCGTCTCGCCGGCCCGGCGCACCTCCATGCCCTCCGTGTCGACCTCCAGGTCGCCGAAGGTCAGCACCCCGCCCGCGCCCGGCTGCCCCTGCTCGCCGGACTCGCCCGCGGCACCGCTCGCGTGTCCGAAGCGCCGCAGCACCGCGCGGATCCGGGCGACGAGCACGGCCCCGTCGAACGGCTTGGTCACATAGTCGTCGGCGCCCGCTTCCAGGCCCAGCACGACATCGATCGAGTCCGCCCGGGCGGACAGCATGATCACGGGCACGGTCGACTCGTCCCGGATCCGCCGGCACAGGCTGACGCCGTCGAGACCCGGCAGCATCACGTCGAGCAGCGCGATGTCGGGCCGGTCGGCGCGGAATGCCTCCAGTCCGGCCAGCCCGTCCGGCATCGCGGTCACCGTGAAGCCGTCGCGCTCCAGCGCGAGCTGGGTGGCCTCACGGATGACGTCGTCGTCCTCCACGAACAGGACATGTGTCTCGGCCATCCGGCTGTGCTCCGCTGCTCTCTCGGTCTCGTTCTCGGTCTTGGGCTCGTTCTCGGTCTTGGGCTCGTTCTCGGTCTCGGTCTCGGTCCGGGAATCGGTGTCGGTCCCGTGCGCGTCCGGGGCGGCGCTCAGTTGGCGCCCGGCGAGGTCGGCGCCGGTTCCTCCGCGATGCCGCCGTCGACCGACCGGCTGTACTCGTTCTCCACCCGGTCGTGCTCGACGAACCTGTTCCCGGTCCACCGGTACGTGACCACGATCTCGCCGGACGGGTAGGAGACCGGGTCGCCCTTCGCGTACACCTGCCTGGTGACGATCAGATCGCCCCGGTCGATCGTCGAGTAGACCGCCGGCTCCTCGGCGGCGAAGACATTCTCGTAGCTGTCGTCGTCGTCGCGGTAGACGAAAGTGCCGACCCCCACCGCGTCTCCGCACGTCAGCACATTCACCACGACGTCCGGCACCGGACTGCTGGTGAGGTTCCCGTACGACGTGTCGATGGGGTACGCGTCCCCGGCGCAGCGCTTCAGATCGGCCTTGACCCGGTCGCTGACCTTGGGATCCGCCATGACCAGCCGGACCGCGTCGACCTTCTTCACCGGTGAGGCCGTGGTGGAGGGTCCGGCGGTCGACGGGGTCTGCGCCACCGGATCGGTCCGCGCTGGGCCCTCGTCACGGGCGCCCGTACCACCGGTCGAGCAGCCGACCGCGAGCAGCCCGAAGGCGGCGAGCCCGGCCACCGCCGTGCCACTCGCCGCCCATCGGCCGATGCCGCCTCTGGCGCTGCTGCCGTCTCCGGCGTCGCCGATGCCGTCTCCGGCTAGGCCGCGCAACGCTCCCGCCCCCGTTCCTCACGACGTGCGTACGTACGATCTCCACGCTGCGCGGGGACCACCGGCCTGCGGCTCTCCAGCCCCCGGCCTTCGCGCTCGCGGTTCTCCAGCTCCTGGCGGAGCCGGGCGAGCGCCCGGTGCAGCGTGCTCTTCACCGTACCCGTCGACATGCCGAGCGCGGCGGCGGTCTCCTCGGTGCTCATCTGCTCCCAGTGCCGCAGTACGACCACGCTGCGCTGCTTGGGCGCGAGCACCTTCAGGACATCCATCAGCAGCGCCCGGTCCGCGTGCTGCTCGGTGGCGTCGTCGACGCTGGCGTCCGGCAGCTGCTCGGTCGGGACCTCTTCGAGCTTGCGCGCCCGCCACCACTCGGTCCGGGTGTTGATCATGACGCGGCGGAGGTAGGCGTCGGCCAGCGACTTGTCGGCTATGCCCTCCCAGCGGCCGTACGTCCGCACCAGCGCCGTCTGCAGCAGGTCCTGGGCCTCCAGCGGATCGGGGACGAGCCGTCGGGCGCTACGCAGCAGCGCCTCCTGCCGAGTGCGTACGTACTCCTCGAATTCGAGCACCTCGCCGTGCGCCATCGTGAACCGCCTCCATCCCCGTAACCAAGCCCCGTGACAACGCTGCGCTGCCGTGTGACCTCGTGGTTTCCCTTACGCCACGAGAACCTACGGAGCTGTTGTCACGGGGCTGTCCGAGGCAGCCGTCGGAGGGCGCACGGCCATCCATCGGTTGTGTAACAGCGGCACGTGCCGGGTTTCGCCGGAGAATCTCAGGTGAGAGGCAGCCGGAACCGATCATTCTCCAGTGGCTCGACCAAACCGTCCGAGACCAGGCCGTCCAGGGCGCGGGCCCGCTGGACCGGCTCGTCCCAGACCCGGTCCAGGACCGCCCGGGGCACCGGCCCGACCGCCTCGCGCAGCACCGCGAGCAGCTTGCCCCGCACCTGGCGGTCCGTGCCCGCGTACGTCTGGCCGCGTCGCGCCGGCCCGTCGTGCGCCGGCTTCCCGGCCAGCCGCCAGGCGCACTGCCGGGCCACCGGGCAGCGCCCGCAGTCCTCGTTGCGCGCCGTGCAGACGAGCGCGCCGAGCTCCATGGAGGCCGCCGCCCAGCGGGCCGCCGTCGCCTCGTCGTCGGGCAGCAGGGCGCGGGCCAGCCGGCGTTCGGCGGCCGTGGTGGCGTTCGGCGGGTACTGGATGCCGGACGCGGCGCGGGCGAACACCCGGCGGACGTTGGTGTCCAGCACCGGGTGCCGCTGCCCGTAAGCGAACGACGCCACGGCGGCCGCCGTGTACTCCCCGATCCCGGGCAGGGCGAGCAGCTGTGCGTGGTCGCGCGGCACGTCGCCGCCGTGCCGCTCCGTTATCGCCACCGCCGCGCCGTGCAGCCGCAGCGCACGGCGTGGGTAGCCGAGCCGGCCCCAGGCGCGGACGGCCTCGCCCGGTGCCTCCGCGGCCAGGTCGGCGGGGCGAGGCCAGCGGGCGAGCCACTGCTCGTACACGGGGAGCACACGGCTCACGGGGGTCTGCTGGAGCATGAACTCACTGACCATCACACCCCAGGCGCCGGCCTCGGGACGGCGCCAGGGCAGGTCGCGGGCGTGCTGGTCGAACCAGGCGAGGACGGGTGCGTGGAGGCCGTGGTGGCACTCGGTGAGGTCGGCGGAACGGTCCGGGGAGACGGCGGTGGGTACGTCCGGAGGGACGTCGGCCGGGGCACCGGCGGGGACGTCCGTTGCGGGGGAGGTCATCTCGGTCGCAGTCATGGCACTCCCGATCCTGGCATGCTCAGGGCCGCGGGCCGGGCATATGCTCCGGGACGGCACCGGGCCCGGCGAGCCAGAGCACGACCGGCGACCTGCTGGTCCGCATAGCAGCGGCGAGCAAGGCGGCCGGGCGTGTCCCGCCCCGTACGACGGCCACGGCGACAGCCGCACCGAGCAGCAGGCCGACGGCGACGTCGTGCGGGTAGTGGACCCCGACGAAGACCCGCGAGAACGCCATCAGCAGCGCGAGCGGTCCCAGGACGAGACCGGTGAGCCGGGCGCCGGGCCAGAGCCGCGGCCCCGGCCCGGGCCCCGGACCCGGCCCAGGCCCAGGCCCAGGCCGGGGGAGGGCGAGCACGAGGGCGACGGCCGCGGCGCCCGCGATCGTGGAGTGGTTGCTGGGGAACGACCAGTCGCCCACGGGCGGACACGGCACCAGCGACGCGACGGCCCCCGCGACGGCACGGCACGGACGCTCCTCGTCCACCACGGACTTCAGCGACTCGCTGCACACATATGCCACCGCGGTCGCGAGCGGAGCGAGGACGGCCACGGCCATCGCCCTTGCGTCCCCCTGCCGCGCCCGCCACCACGCAACGACGAACAGCGCTCCGAAGAGCAGCAGCCCCGCCTCCGTCCAGAGTTCGGCGAGCTGACGCACCCAGGGAGGCGTCGCGTGGGCGAAACCGGTGATGCCGCGGTAGAGGCCGCTCGGAAGATCACTGTCCATGGGGAGTGACCGTACGTGTACGGGAGTTGAAGCCGCCCGACGCCGACGGCCAGGGGTGTCCCCGACCGGAAGCGGAGGTCAACGCGCCCCGTCCGTGCGACTTTCGGCCGACCGGCGCCTACAGCGCGTGATGATGATCGACAAAGTCGTGCATCATGGGCGGCGGGTGGGGCGGGAGTTGTCTCCGATCTCTCGTACAGTTCGGTACGTGGGATCTCTGCGCAATCCGGTCGGGCCGCTTCCCTCCTCCATCTACTGGCGACGGAGGGCGGTCGCCCTGTCCCTGCTCGCGCTGCTCGCGCTGCTGGTCACCTGGACCGTCACCTCCGG from Streptomyces formicae includes these protein-coding regions:
- the cseC gene encoding two-component system sensor histidine kinase CseC, with the translated sequence MKRLALRTGVRWKISVAIAGVGALIAVALSLVVHNSARVSMLDSARDLQMNRLLFAQRIYETTKPKTEPKFGTKLNDPALPRELRYLLEDGRQATYVQDHHSGAPDIWAAVPLGNGDVLSLHNRIADRSAAIMKDLDRALIIGSVSVVFAGSALGVLIGGQLSRRLRKAAAAAGKVAQGNTEVRVRKAVGGVVRDETDELARAVDHLTDALNARIEAERRVTADIAHELRTPVTGLLTAAELLPPGRPTELVRDRAQAMRTLVEDVLEVARLDSASERAELQEIALGEFVGRRVSVLDPDAVVRVVHESWVNTDPRRLERILGNLLANAAKHGRTPVEVTIEGRVVRVRDHGPGFPEALLREGPSRFRTGASDRAGQGHGLGLTIAAGQARVLGARLTFRNVNPEGAAAQDGDSGGAIAVLWLPEHAPTNTGSFPMPRLAD
- a CDS encoding A/G-specific adenine glycosylase gives rise to the protein MTATEMTSPATDVPAGAPADVPPDVPTAVSPDRSADLTECHHGLHAPVLAWFDQHARDLPWRRPEAGAWGVMVSEFMLQQTPVSRVLPVYEQWLARWPRPADLAAEAPGEAVRAWGRLGYPRRALRLHGAAVAITERHGGDVPRDHAQLLALPGIGEYTAAAVASFAYGQRHPVLDTNVRRVFARAASGIQYPPNATTAAERRLARALLPDDEATAARWAAASMELGALVCTARNEDCGRCPVARQCAWRLAGKPAHDGPARRGQTYAGTDRQVRGKLLAVLREAVGPVPRAVLDRVWDEPVQRARALDGLVSDGLVEPLENDRFRLPLT
- the cseB gene encoding two-component system response regulator CseB, which gives rise to MAETHVLFVEDDDVIREATQLALERDGFTVTAMPDGLAGLEAFRADRPDIALLDVMLPGLDGVSLCRRIRDESTVPVIMLSARADSIDVVLGLEAGADDYVTKPFDGAVLVARIRAVLRRFGHASGAAGESGEQGQPGAGGVLTFGDLEVDTEGMEVRRAGETVGLTPTEMRLLLEFSSAPGTVLSRDKLLERVWDYGWGGDTRVVDVHVQRLRTKIGQDRIETVRGFGYKLKA
- a CDS encoding SigE family RNA polymerase sigma factor, yielding MAHGEVLEFEEYVRTRQEALLRSARRLVPDPLEAQDLLQTALVRTYGRWEGIADKSLADAYLRRVMINTRTEWWRARKLEEVPTEQLPDASVDDATEQHADRALLMDVLKVLAPKQRSVVVLRHWEQMSTEETAAALGMSTGTVKSTLHRALARLRQELENREREGRGLESRRPVVPAQRGDRTYARREERGRERCAA
- a CDS encoding phosphatase PAP2 family protein, with the translated sequence MDSDLPSGLYRGITGFAHATPPWVRQLAELWTEAGLLLFGALFVVAWWRARQGDARAMAVAVLAPLATAVAYVCSESLKSVVDEERPCRAVAGAVASLVPCPPVGDWSFPSNHSTIAGAAAVALVLALPRPGPGPGPGPGPGPGPRLWPGARLTGLVLGPLALLMAFSRVFVGVHYPHDVAVGLLLGAAVAVAVVRGGTRPAALLAAAMRTSRSPVVLWLAGPGAVPEHMPGPRP